The proteins below come from a single Balaenoptera acutorostrata chromosome 2, mBalAcu1.1, whole genome shotgun sequence genomic window:
- the LOC103009690 gene encoding mortality factor 4-like protein 1, translating to MAPKQDPKPKFQEGERVLCFHGPLLYEAKCVKVAIKDKQVKYFIHYSGWNKNWDEWVPESRVLKYVDTNLQQQRELQKANQEQYAEGKMRGAVPGKKTSGLQQKNVEVKTKKNKQKTPGNGDGGSTSETPQPRRKKRARIDPTVENEETFMNRVEGKIKIPEELKPWLADDWDLITRQKQLFYLPAKKNVDSILEDYANYKKSRGNTDDKEYAVNEVVAGSKEYFNVMLGTQLLYKFERPQYAEILADHPDAPMSQVYGEPHLLRLFVRIGAMLAYTPLDEKSLALLPNYLHDFLKYLAKNSATLFSASDYEVAPREYRRKAV from the coding sequence ATGGCGCCAAAGCAGGACCCGAAGCCTAAATTCCAGGAGGGTGAGAGAGTGCTGTGCTTCCATGGGCCTCTTCTTTATGAAGCAAAGTGTGTAAAGGTTGCCATAAAGGATAAACAAGTGAAATACTTTATACATTACAGTGGTTGGAACAAAAATTGGGATGAATGGGTTCCAGAAAGCAGAGTACTCAAATACGTGGACACCAATTTGCAGCAACAACGAGAACTTCAAAAAGCCAATCAGGAGCAGTATGCAGAGGGGAAGATGAGAGGGGCTGTCCCTGGAAAGAAGACTTCTGGTCTGCAACAGAAAAATGTtgaagtgaaaacaaaaaagaacaaacagaaaacacctGGAAATGGAGATGGTGGCAGTACCAGTGAGACACCTCAGCCTCGTCGCAAGAAAAGGGCCCGCATAGATCCTACTGTTGAAAATGAGGAAACATTCATGAACAGAgttgaaggtaaaataaagattCCTGAAGAACTAAAACCATGGCTTGCTGATGACTGGGACTTAATTACCCGGCAAAAACAGCTCTTTTATCTTCCTGCCAAGAAGAATGTGGATTCCATTCTAGAGGATTATGCAAATTACAAGAAATCTCGAGGAAACACAGATGATAAGGAGTATGCTGTTAATGAAGTTGTGGCAGGGAGCAAGGAATACTTCAATGTAATGTTGGGCACTCAGCTTCTCTACAAATTTGAGAGACCACAGTATGCTGAAATCCTCGCAGATCACCCTGATGCACCCATGTCCCAGGTATATGgagagccacatctactgagatTATTTGTACGTATTGGAGCAATGTTGGCCTATACACCTCTGGATGAGAAGAGCCTTGCTTTATTACCGAATTATCTTCATGATTTCCTAAAATACCTGGCAAAGAACTCTGCAACTTTGTTTAGTGCCAGCGATTATGAAGTGGCTCCGCGTGAGTACCGTCGGAAAGCTGTGTGA